The Opitutus sp. ER46 genome contains a region encoding:
- the prfA gene encoding peptide chain release factor 1, translating into MDELPDIEPFQRRHDELGAQMADPSFYSNPRRAADVTREHQKLSQLIADHAAFQRVDREVGEALALGKDPTADADLKELAAAELPELQQRREELRKTVLLAMIPPDPTDSRDTVMEIRAGTGGDEASLFAAELFRMYSKYADGCGWKIQPMSSSLSERGGFKEVIFLITGVDVYKQLKFESGVHRVQRVPVTEANGRIHTSTVTVAVLPEAEEVDVHIDPQDLEITVSRASGPGGQGVNTTDSAVQIVHKPTGLIVSCADERSQLKNKAKAMTVLRSRLLKRREEEERAKYAATRRSQIGSGDRSERIRTYNFPQNRMTDHRIGLTLYSLPQVMEGDIQTLINALQKADYEEKLAALTGQAFAPARAADLDD; encoded by the coding sequence ATGGACGAACTTCCCGACATTGAACCTTTTCAACGCCGCCACGACGAACTCGGGGCACAGATGGCCGACCCGTCTTTCTATTCCAATCCGCGGCGGGCGGCAGACGTTACCCGGGAGCACCAGAAACTGAGCCAGCTGATCGCCGATCATGCAGCGTTTCAGCGCGTGGATCGTGAAGTCGGGGAGGCGCTTGCCCTGGGCAAGGACCCCACGGCTGATGCCGACCTGAAGGAACTTGCGGCGGCGGAACTCCCGGAACTGCAGCAGCGGCGCGAGGAGCTGCGCAAGACGGTGTTGCTGGCGATGATCCCGCCGGACCCGACCGATTCCCGCGATACGGTGATGGAGATCCGCGCGGGCACGGGTGGCGACGAGGCCAGCCTCTTTGCCGCTGAACTCTTCCGGATGTATTCGAAGTACGCGGATGGCTGCGGATGGAAAATCCAGCCGATGAGCAGCAGCTTGTCCGAGCGCGGCGGTTTCAAGGAGGTCATTTTCCTGATCACGGGCGTCGACGTGTACAAACAGCTGAAGTTCGAGAGCGGGGTGCATCGCGTCCAACGCGTGCCCGTCACGGAGGCCAACGGCCGCATTCATACGTCGACGGTCACGGTGGCGGTACTGCCCGAGGCCGAGGAGGTGGACGTCCATATCGACCCGCAGGACCTCGAGATCACGGTGAGTCGTGCGAGCGGCCCCGGTGGGCAGGGCGTGAATACCACGGATTCCGCGGTCCAGATCGTGCACAAGCCGACCGGGCTGATCGTGTCTTGTGCCGACGAACGTTCGCAGCTGAAGAACAAGGCAAAGGCAATGACGGTGCTGCGGTCCCGACTCCTGAAGCGCCGCGAGGAGGAGGAACGGGCGAAGTATGCCGCGACTCGACGCAGCCAGATCGGTTCGGGCGATCGCAGCGAACGCATCCGCACCTACAATTTCCCGCAGAACCGGATGACGGATCACCGGATCGGCCTCACGCTCTACAGCCTGCCCCAGGTGATGGAAGGCGATATCCAGACGCTCATCAACGCGCTCCAGAAGGCCGACTATGAGGAGAAGCTGGCGGCGCTGACCGGACAGGCGTTTGCGCCGGCCCGGGCGGCAGATCTGGACGACTGA
- the prmC gene encoding peptide chain release factor N(5)-glutamine methyltransferase translates to MLTVLEIIKRTTEFLGAKGVDAARLNAEHLIGHALGLKRMQLYLQFERPLAESELEKIRPLVRRRAQHEPLQYILGETEFHGLKLKVDKRALIPRPETELLVEQLVALYVPNPPARILDMGTGSGAIALALARAFPVAEVVATDLSEEALALAAENAAADPGTARVRLGRSRWFETLPAPGPYELIVSNPPYLSAEETAQTHPEVRQHEPVSALTAAEGGLADLREIITEAPTFLRAGGLLALETGIAQHAALLAMAKAAGFARAESRRDLTGRDRYVFAWMPAEPAA, encoded by the coding sequence ATGCTCACCGTCCTGGAGATCATCAAGCGTACGACAGAGTTTCTGGGTGCGAAGGGCGTTGATGCCGCGCGGCTCAATGCGGAGCACCTGATTGGCCACGCGCTTGGGCTGAAGCGGATGCAGCTTTACCTCCAGTTCGAGCGGCCGCTTGCCGAGAGCGAACTGGAGAAAATCCGCCCGTTGGTGCGCCGACGAGCCCAGCACGAGCCACTGCAGTACATCCTGGGCGAAACCGAGTTTCACGGGCTCAAGCTCAAGGTCGACAAACGGGCGCTCATTCCCCGTCCCGAGACCGAGCTCCTGGTGGAACAACTGGTCGCTTTGTATGTGCCCAATCCCCCGGCTCGGATCCTGGATATGGGCACGGGAAGCGGCGCCATTGCGTTGGCACTGGCGCGGGCGTTTCCAGTGGCTGAAGTCGTGGCCACGGATCTCAGCGAAGAAGCCCTGGCGCTGGCGGCGGAGAATGCGGCCGCTGATCCGGGCACCGCCCGCGTGCGCCTGGGCCGCTCGCGCTGGTTTGAGACCCTGCCGGCCCCGGGCCCGTACGAGCTAATCGTTTCGAACCCGCCATATCTTTCAGCCGAAGAGACGGCCCAGACTCATCCGGAGGTGCGGCAGCATGAGCCGGTATCGGCGCTGACAGCCGCGGAAGGCGGGCTCGCGGACCTGCGCGAGATAATTACGGAGGCCCCCACTTTCCTGCGGGCGGGCGGGCTGTTGGCGCTGGAGACCGGGATCGCTCAGCATGCCGCGCTTCTCGCGATGGCGAAAGCGGCTGGCTTTGCCCGGGCGGAATCGCGTCGGGATCTGACCGGACGCGATCGCTACGTGTTTGCCTGGATGCCGGCGGAGCCGGCCGCCTGA
- a CDS encoding carboxy terminal-processing peptidase, which yields MSCAIPIARRLAFLSGIVLAGATALAANDPQTATSRVPSASTDQRFTTPPRVAAEAMTLVQLLEQAHYNRDAVGTDYSDVIPDYMSDLDGQHLFFLNSDKTRFVQEHGKNTYYNVRYVGNLNPAYDIFYTYQSRVQARINWVFDELKKDFDFSTTETYRVDRTKSEWPSDMAAADDLWRKRLKFELIAEMLSTKDAKPVASADTKPGSPTGPSTNGAITVPGEAPRVGTASPDSSKPAALPNSAPAPATPAVKSSNQASNVAATATTPATAPLSKLDKAKETVRKRYERMLKNLAEIDQNDLVELYLSTIARLYDPHSTYFSATTFEDFAIQMKLQLVGIGALLGLEDDNCVVKEIVPGGPADLGRQLKPNDKIISVAQPGQEPVEVIGMKLRKIVDMIRGEKGTPVHLMIQPAEAADSAVRREIIITRDVVKLNAQRARAAVFQLPNGKGQTEPFGVITLPAFYGPADDGDTDSEKTSASKDVARLIALLKDRKVKGIVLDLRRNGGGYLTEAIELTGLFIGRGPVVQVKSYDGEIRPDSDENPQVAYEGPLAVLVDRFSASASEIVTGALQNYGRAVVVGDSSTHGKGTVQQVVELKQISNELRRATEKTGAAKFTIQKYYLPSGASTQLKGVIPDITLPSIEDYIPNIGEADLPRALVWDQIPSSLFDGQPLDAKFIKPLREASLSRQAKLEEFEYLRKNVEWFKTRQQQKLVSVNLKERERQKDADEAFRKEMKAEREKIAKSDFAYTPIYLAPPPPPKIKAAPKEGEDDDGLDEFEENETYTKADVHLREALRIVGDAINLGQNRELWTSNRPPITVAAKTNPKAGS from the coding sequence ATGAGTTGCGCCATTCCCATCGCCCGTCGTCTCGCCTTTCTGTCCGGTATTGTCCTCGCTGGCGCAACGGCCCTCGCGGCCAACGATCCCCAGACCGCAACGTCCAGGGTGCCCAGCGCGAGCACGGACCAGCGCTTCACCACCCCGCCGCGCGTCGCCGCCGAGGCCATGACGCTGGTCCAGCTCCTGGAGCAGGCGCATTACAACCGCGATGCCGTGGGCACCGACTACTCCGACGTGATCCCGGACTACATGAGCGACCTGGACGGGCAGCACCTGTTCTTTCTCAACAGCGACAAGACCCGGTTTGTCCAGGAGCACGGCAAGAACACGTATTACAATGTTCGTTACGTGGGTAACCTGAATCCCGCGTACGACATCTTCTACACCTATCAGTCCCGCGTGCAGGCGCGCATCAACTGGGTGTTCGACGAGCTCAAGAAGGATTTCGACTTCTCCACCACCGAGACTTACCGCGTCGACCGCACCAAGTCCGAATGGCCCTCCGACATGGCGGCGGCGGACGACCTCTGGCGCAAGCGCCTCAAGTTCGAGCTGATCGCCGAGATGTTGAGCACCAAGGACGCGAAGCCCGTGGCCTCAGCTGACACCAAACCTGGCTCCCCCACGGGGCCATCGACCAACGGCGCCATTACGGTCCCCGGCGAAGCGCCGCGCGTCGGAACGGCGTCCCCTGACTCGAGCAAACCGGCCGCGCTTCCGAATTCTGCGCCGGCCCCGGCCACCCCTGCGGTGAAATCGTCGAACCAGGCATCCAACGTTGCCGCCACCGCGACCACCCCCGCCACGGCTCCTCTCTCGAAACTCGACAAGGCCAAGGAGACCGTGCGGAAGCGCTACGAGCGCATGCTCAAAAACCTCGCCGAAATTGACCAAAACGACCTCGTCGAGCTGTACCTGTCGACGATCGCCCGCCTCTACGACCCGCACTCCACCTATTTCTCCGCAACCACGTTCGAGGACTTCGCCATCCAGATGAAGCTTCAGCTCGTCGGCATCGGCGCGCTGCTGGGGTTGGAGGATGACAACTGCGTCGTGAAGGAGATCGTGCCCGGCGGCCCCGCCGACCTGGGACGCCAACTCAAACCCAACGACAAGATCATCTCCGTGGCCCAGCCCGGCCAGGAGCCGGTCGAGGTCATCGGCATGAAGCTGCGCAAGATCGTCGACATGATCCGGGGCGAAAAGGGCACTCCTGTGCATCTCATGATCCAGCCCGCCGAGGCCGCCGATTCCGCCGTGCGTCGCGAAATCATCATCACGCGCGACGTGGTGAAGCTGAACGCGCAGCGCGCCCGGGCCGCGGTATTCCAGCTGCCCAACGGCAAGGGGCAGACGGAGCCCTTCGGCGTCATCACCCTCCCCGCGTTCTACGGCCCCGCCGACGACGGGGATACGGACTCGGAAAAGACCTCCGCCTCGAAGGATGTCGCCCGGCTCATCGCCTTGCTCAAAGACCGCAAGGTCAAGGGTATCGTGCTCGACCTGCGCCGCAACGGCGGCGGCTACCTCACGGAGGCGATCGAATTGACGGGCCTGTTCATTGGTCGCGGTCCCGTGGTGCAGGTGAAGAGCTACGACGGTGAGATCAGACCCGATAGCGACGAGAACCCGCAGGTGGCTTACGAGGGGCCACTCGCGGTGCTCGTTGACCGCTTCAGCGCGTCCGCCTCCGAAATCGTCACCGGTGCGCTCCAGAACTACGGCCGGGCCGTGGTCGTGGGCGACAGTTCCACGCATGGCAAGGGCACCGTGCAGCAGGTTGTTGAGCTGAAGCAGATCAGCAACGAACTCCGGCGGGCGACGGAAAAGACCGGTGCCGCCAAGTTCACCATCCAGAAATACTACCTGCCGAGCGGCGCCTCCACCCAACTCAAGGGTGTGATCCCCGACATCACGCTCCCATCGATCGAGGATTACATCCCGAACATCGGTGAGGCGGACCTGCCTCGCGCGCTCGTCTGGGACCAGATTCCGAGCAGTCTTTTCGATGGCCAGCCGCTCGACGCGAAGTTCATCAAGCCGCTGCGCGAAGCCAGCCTCAGTCGGCAGGCCAAACTCGAGGAGTTCGAGTATCTGCGCAAAAACGTGGAGTGGTTCAAAACCCGCCAGCAGCAGAAGCTCGTTTCGGTCAATTTGAAGGAGCGTGAGCGCCAGAAAGACGCCGACGAGGCGTTCCGGAAGGAGATGAAGGCCGAGCGCGAGAAGATCGCCAAGTCGGACTTCGCCTACACCCCGATCTATCTGGCACCGCCGCCGCCACCGAAGATCAAGGCGGCCCCAAAGGAGGGGGAAGATGACGACGGGCTCGATGAATTTGAGGAGAACGAGACCTATACCAAGGCCGACGTTCACCTGCGTGAGGCACTCCGCATCGTTGGCGACGCCATCAACCTGGGGCAGAATCGGGAACTCTGGACCAGCAACCGTCCGCCGATCACCGTCGCCGCCAAGACCAACCCCAAGGCCGGCAGCTGA
- a CDS encoding rhomboid family intramembrane serine protease, which yields MRSDRPSLRGEYRGEKTSALTWLICALLAVFIVQFALSTNWLRSGSQLSDAFALSVPAVRDLRLWTLLTYSFLHDTQFIFHILVNVGALFLLGRELIPMLGTRRFMGLYAAATIVGGLAWTAVHWRFGGNQTLIGATAAVDALFIVFVCFFPNQELNFLLFFLFPVTLKPKHVAAALVALDAVALVAWELPGLKLPYGATYASSAHLGGMLTGFLFYRYIYDNPWFNRRHRPGEIELPRWLRRPGNEGDGTPASFPPPPPLPDAPANPGDVRAEVDRILDKINSQGFGSLTEEERRILDEARHQISRR from the coding sequence ATGCGTTCTGATCGGCCTTCCCTGCGCGGTGAATACCGAGGTGAAAAAACCTCGGCGCTCACGTGGCTGATCTGCGCGCTCCTTGCCGTCTTCATCGTTCAGTTCGCCCTGTCCACCAACTGGCTGCGCAGCGGCTCCCAGCTCAGCGACGCCTTTGCCCTGAGTGTACCCGCCGTCCGCGACCTCAGGCTGTGGACGCTTCTGACGTACAGCTTCTTACACGACACGCAGTTCATCTTTCACATCCTGGTGAACGTCGGCGCGCTCTTTCTCCTGGGACGGGAGCTGATTCCGATGCTGGGCACCCGACGCTTCATGGGCCTTTACGCGGCGGCGACGATCGTCGGGGGCCTGGCTTGGACCGCCGTCCACTGGCGGTTCGGGGGCAACCAGACCTTGATCGGAGCCACCGCCGCGGTCGACGCGCTGTTCATCGTTTTCGTCTGTTTCTTCCCGAACCAGGAACTGAATTTCCTCCTTTTCTTCCTGTTCCCCGTAACGCTGAAGCCGAAGCACGTCGCTGCGGCGCTTGTAGCCCTCGATGCTGTTGCCTTGGTCGCCTGGGAGCTGCCGGGGCTCAAGCTCCCCTACGGTGCCACCTACGCGAGTTCGGCGCACCTGGGCGGAATGCTCACGGGATTCCTCTTCTACCGCTACATTTACGACAACCCTTGGTTCAACCGGCGGCACCGCCCGGGCGAGATCGAGCTTCCCCGCTGGCTGCGGCGTCCGGGAAACGAGGGCGACGGCACTCCCGCCTCGTTCCCGCCTCCACCGCCCCTGCCCGATGCGCCCGCGAACCCGGGAGATGTGCGCGCCGAAGTCGACCGAATCCTCGACAAGATCAACAGCCAGGGCTTCGGGTCGCTCACCGAGGAGGAACGGCGCATCCTGGATGAAGCCCGTCACCAGATCAGTCGCCGCTAA
- a CDS encoding ferredoxin, which produces MANKADKWAPNVPGKFYVDQQCIDCDLCRETAPSFFARHDEGGYSYVSKQPVTEEEVAQCMEALEGCPVEAIGNDGDE; this is translated from the coding sequence ATGGCGAACAAAGCTGACAAGTGGGCACCGAACGTTCCGGGAAAATTCTACGTCGATCAGCAATGTATCGACTGCGACCTGTGCCGGGAGACCGCCCCGTCGTTCTTCGCCCGACATGATGAAGGTGGTTATTCCTATGTGTCGAAGCAGCCGGTGACCGAGGAGGAAGTCGCCCAGTGCATGGAGGCCCTCGAGGGCTGTCCTGTCGAAGCCATCGGCAACGACGGCGACGAGTAA
- a CDS encoding TonB-dependent receptor, which translates to MKPICFGFTLLLGAAVASAAAEPTALPPFTVYSGRVANQTPTGTIAMPVSALRYEPRVDLQGRNLVEGQADITIRGGTFENSGFRIGVLSLTDPQTGHYLAELPIAPVLLGAPEVLTGMGLAVTTTNATTGAISYGWREIRDGGAAQIGAGPHGLRRSEVYQGVRSDAGDWGADVALAHSESDGPIAFSDHRFRRANGRLQRATRTAQSDLVVGYQEKNFGWPNLYTPFNSFESENLQTLLLAANHRVALGGDDYVAIGAYYRRNKDDYAFNRFAPLPPVHPFQHTTWQQGVAAEGRRDLGGWALTARAEWLADELKSTSLRPGSRTLAKVAVVPEKSWTVGGGDMLTARAGLAYDDSNRRTGEFSPVFELGQTLAGGPVRYLHLGYTQTVQEPSYTASNASPGSGLFRGNPALRRTIARTLEAGGTVQAWGWMVDTAVFARHDHDLVDWTFRRGVTARTANAVNLDTAGFELVARRSWPRVDLVFGYTALTKDPDYRGAPVDASFYALNYARQRLTLAATVRVAPGVELRVDNAARRQAANALRTVGGDEAVLTTVALAWRPTAWRRVELTAQMDNVWNSRFQDIPAVPASPRTWSVGANYTW; encoded by the coding sequence ATGAAGCCAATCTGCTTCGGATTCACCCTACTGCTGGGCGCCGCGGTCGCGAGCGCGGCGGCGGAGCCCACCGCGCTGCCGCCGTTCACGGTGTACTCAGGACGCGTCGCGAACCAGACGCCCACCGGCACCATCGCGATGCCGGTATCCGCGCTACGGTACGAGCCCCGGGTAGACCTGCAGGGGCGAAACCTCGTGGAGGGACAGGCGGACATCACGATTCGCGGCGGCACGTTTGAAAACTCGGGTTTTCGAATTGGCGTGTTGTCCCTGACCGATCCGCAGACGGGACACTATCTCGCGGAGCTGCCGATCGCGCCGGTGCTGCTGGGAGCTCCGGAAGTGCTGACGGGGATGGGGCTGGCCGTGACGACAACGAATGCCACGACCGGCGCCATCAGCTATGGCTGGCGGGAGATCCGGGACGGGGGCGCCGCGCAGATCGGGGCGGGACCGCATGGGTTGCGGCGGTCGGAGGTGTACCAGGGCGTACGTTCCGACGCGGGAGATTGGGGCGCGGATGTCGCCCTTGCGCATTCCGAGTCCGATGGGCCGATCGCGTTCAGCGACCATCGCTTCCGTCGGGCGAATGGGCGTCTGCAGCGCGCGACGCGCACGGCCCAATCCGACCTCGTCGTGGGGTACCAGGAGAAGAACTTCGGTTGGCCGAATCTCTACACGCCCTTCAATTCCTTTGAATCCGAGAATCTTCAGACGCTGTTGCTGGCGGCGAATCATCGGGTGGCGCTCGGGGGCGATGACTACGTCGCGATTGGAGCGTACTATCGGCGCAACAAGGACGACTATGCGTTCAACCGGTTCGCGCCGCTCCCGCCGGTGCATCCGTTCCAGCACACGACCTGGCAGCAGGGAGTCGCGGCGGAAGGCCGGCGTGACTTGGGCGGCTGGGCGCTCACCGCCCGCGCCGAATGGCTCGCGGATGAGCTGAAATCGACCTCCCTGCGTCCGGGCAGTCGTACGCTCGCGAAGGTGGCAGTCGTTCCGGAGAAGTCGTGGACCGTCGGCGGGGGGGACATGCTCACGGCCCGAGCGGGGCTCGCCTATGATGACTCCAACCGCCGGACCGGCGAGTTCTCGCCCGTGTTCGAGCTCGGGCAGACGTTGGCGGGCGGCCCAGTGCGGTATCTGCATCTTGGGTACACGCAGACGGTGCAGGAACCGTCCTACACCGCCAGCAACGCCAGTCCGGGCAGCGGCCTGTTCCGAGGCAACCCGGCACTGAGGCGCACGATTGCGCGCACGCTGGAGGCGGGCGGCACGGTGCAGGCATGGGGCTGGATGGTGGACACAGCGGTGTTTGCCCGGCACGACCACGACCTGGTCGACTGGACCTTTCGCCGCGGGGTGACGGCGCGCACCGCCAACGCGGTCAACCTGGATACCGCGGGCTTCGAGCTGGTGGCGCGGCGCAGCTGGCCTCGTGTCGACCTCGTGTTCGGCTACACGGCCTTGACGAAGGATCCCGACTACCGGGGCGCGCCGGTCGATGCGAGTTTCTATGCCCTCAACTATGCGCGGCAGCGCCTGACGCTCGCGGCCACGGTGCGCGTGGCACCCGGGGTGGAGCTGCGGGTGGACAACGCGGCCCGACGGCAGGCAGCCAACGCGCTGCGCACCGTGGGCGGCGACGAGGCGGTGCTGACGACAGTGGCGCTCGCGTGGCGTCCGACCGCCTGGCGGCGGGTCGAACTGACGGCCCAGATGGACAACGTCTGGAACAGCCGCTTTCAGGATATTCCGGCCGTGCCGGCGTCCCCGCGGACGTGGTCGGTCGGTGCCAACTACACCTGGTAG